Genomic DNA from Choristoneura fumiferana chromosome 16, NRCan_CFum_1, whole genome shotgun sequence:
gtaAAGCCGTCTAGTACTGAGTAATTATACATTACTCACTAATACATTTAGTTActcatatttttgtattttgtttggtaaatctgttttaatCTGCACAAGTACCGTTGATACGATGATGCTTGTGTTGAATGTGATCGACTAATTCAGCTGATCAAGTGTCCGTGTGTTTATGTGTTTTTAgcataactgtttttttatgatGGTTTATCATTAGaattacttattgtttttttgtttttaattatttgctgtttttaattataatacgaCTAGATTTGTTGCTCTTGCTCTATACTATGTATGTAATCAAaactatctatctaatctatgTCCTATGTAGGCATCAAAAGTAAACGAGTACTTAACAATACGATAGTAATGTATACTAATTGTTAATTAACAAATACATAAGGGAACCCTGTTTTTTCGTTACTTTTACACCTCTAATAGCTTGGTTTATCGTTGTGTTGTTATTTAAGTTCCATTTTCGTTAAGAAATACGTTAGCAAAACGAACCAAACTCCTCGATGAGATAATAACATGAATCGGTATTACTTACTCGTCAGTGTTTATGTCTACCACAAAAGACAAGTGCATGCGCACTAAAGTAAAGTATTGGTCTAAATTCTCTTTGCGTAATCTTTCTATTAACATTACATCCGAAgaagtcattttattttttgttactttttgcaCATGTACTACAACTGGCTGTCCTTCTGTTTACACTGTATTAGGCACATGTTTATCACAAAACcacttttcataaaatattcttATATTATACTTCTGTATATGGAAATATAacgatatattttatttatgaaacatTACTATTTCAGCATAATTTTGTGATTAGTTTTGCCGTCTCTCGTCTCGTTCCGTccgtttgttttcattttttttttttttttttttttaattcgtccgttcggacaggctaaagtCAGGGACCATATCGCCTCGTCATCAGttaatacttataatttatttcaacttctatatattatttccatgtcaatttaataaaatttcttcaatatttttctttcccAACGTTGTCATATCCAATAAAACTTCTTCAGTATTTCTTTCAATGTTGTCATATCCAATTAAACTTCTTTAGTATTCTTTCTATATTGTCTTATCCAGTTAAACTTCTTCAGTGTTTGCTTTCTATGTTGTCACATCCAATAAAACTTCTTCAGTTATAGTCAAGTCCGGTGTATAAATATTCAATCCAGAAAAtacaagataattatttaaaacttctaTGTAACCTACATAGATGATCCTTTAAAAATCCCTGTAAGGAAATAGTCTGACAGCTCTGATTTGACGCCTGTCAGTTGATTTACCAATTACTTAAACTAACCTACACTCACTGAAACGATAGAAAATTAGGAATATACAAAGAATGAAGCAATATTATAACTTTGTACATTAATGaaacaaattatatttcttttacTGTTGATACAATGAAGTTGTACAGTGGTTCATATGTAGAATGATTCTTTAACAGCTCTTGAACAGAGAGCGGGACCAGATGTGGTTCTCCGTAAATGCGGATTAATTCGTCCATCAGCACAAGGCGCTGAATGCCGAAAGACGAACAATGATAGACTATATGATCTATGGTTTGATCCTCATTTGACTGACACAATTCACAACGAGGATCACTTATAATTTTCATACGATGCAAATGATGATTGAGGCGAAAATGACCTAACCTAAGACGACAGATTGTGCTGTAAAAGCTTATATTACGATAGATATTACCTTTACGTAACCAAGATACagattgtaagtttacatttaaGGCAGCATACCAAGAACCCTTGTTTTCTACTTGCACAACATGATCCCATTGTTTTTTCCACTGAACATACATTCTTTGTTTCAGTATTGGAATAGCATCAGTATATGGGAGTAGGACATCAAAACTAACATCAATAGATGGAGGAGAGTTTGCAATTGACTGAGCCAAGAAATCTACATTTTCGTTACCAGATACGCCTATATGTGAAGGAGTCCACATGAATTCgataacaaatttgttttttaagtgAAGCTCAGACCAAAGATCTTTAATtaggaaaattaaataatttgtattagattttactttattattttttatagcttttaataCACTCATACTATCACTGACAATTACCCATTTACATGCCTCTTTTTGCCTTGATATGTGCTTCAGTGCACAAAGAATAGCGAATGCCTCAGCTGTGAAAATACTAGCATGTTTGTCTATTTTGAAACCAAGACCCATTTTGTTTTCGGAGTTGTATATAGCTGAAGATACACTAGACTCATTCTTAGATCCatctgtataaatgaatttaaaccATTCCATGAAGCTAATTTCTCATATACTTGTTCCTTTCTGGAGAGACCATTATCAATCACAACATTTATAGGACTAAATTTACTTTCATAAGGCCCATCGAAACAAGGTAAGTGGTTATTGCTTTTATGTATactaatttgatttaaaaaactgCTAAATTCAGATAGGCCCTGCAAAACATAAAAAGATTTTGGAAAGGCAATAGATTAATATTCAAGAGTTCTTTTAAAAGGTGGTTGTCATATTCAGCATGTAGTTTTACAATAAATCTTTCCTTCAAATATGCAAGTCTTATTGTTACTGGAGGGAGATTACACTCTACTTGTAATGAAACAATAGGAGTGGTTTTAAATGCTCCAGTCACAACGCGCATGcacttattttgaattttttctaaACTCTCTATAATTTTATGGTCTGAAGCAAAACACATAAACCCATATTCAAAATGACTGCGAACTAAAGATTTATAAagcataagtaatattttgggGTCAGCCCCCCATTTTGTACCACGCAATGACTTAAGGATATTAAAAGCTTTATTGGCTTTGACTTCTAAATGCTCAGCAtattttttccaggataaattgTGACAAAATATGACACCCAAAAACTTGGTATCTGTGACTATTGGCAGAGgtgtattattatacaataaagagggCAAAgtagctttagattttagaccaAAAACGACAACTTTAGACTTAGATGGATTAACTGCGAGATTTAAATAAGAGAGGTAATTATGGAGTTTTGTTAATGCtaagtttaagttatttattattgtgttagaATTATTTCCAGATAAATATACAACAAGGTCATCggcaaattgtaaatttttgatattaggaCCCATTACCAAATTTAAGCGACGTATATACAGAATGAAGATCAGAGGGGATAAAATTCCACCCTGACAAACTCCTATGGAAGATAGTCGAGGACCAAACAATTCACCATCATACTTCACAAACACTTTTCTACAAGATAGAAATTTTTGAATCCACTGTACAACTTTAAGtggaatacatatatttaacagttctgtacataaaatatcaatatttacaTTGTTAAAAGCACCAGTAATATCAAAAAACACTGaaataagtttgttgttatttttgatgCTTTTCAGTATATCTAAATGAAACAAAGATATGCTTTCACGTGCTGAACGACCTCTACGAAAACCATACTGATTGTTTGGAAGCAATCCATTATGTTCTACATAATATTCAAGACGCTGCTTAAGTAATTGTTCAAAGACTTTTCCTGCGCATGATGTCAATGTTATAGGACGATAAGAGTCTGGATTAAACCTAGGTTTGTCAGATTTTAATATAGGAATGATGCAATCAGTTGTCCATTCAGGTGGTATGTCGTTTTTTGTCCAAAGtgcattgtaaatatttagtaaaataatcaGACAACTCTCTGGCAGTTTCTTGAACATCATATATGGAATTCCATCTAAACCAAACGAAGTATCCCTGCGTGAATATATTGCAGATTTCAATTCTTCAAGGGTAAATAAGTTTATGATATAATCATTGTGCGGGCTGGAAGGGGATTCAAGAGACAAACTACTTACATTTTCCACACTATCAGGAGTATATTTTTGCAAGAAATCTAGAATCCATTCATGATTACTATTAGAGTGTCGaggaacataagttttattgaatttgCGCATGAAGCGCCAAATTACTGACAATGGAGTAAACCGATTAAAAGAAGTGCAAAGATCAGCCCAAGAATTTTGTCTTTCTGTTTTAATAACAAGTTTTTTCTTAGCTTGGAGTTTCTTAAATTCTAGGTAATtttctaaagtaaaattttgtttaaaattgatgtACGCCTGTTTGGAGTTTTGAACAGCTGTGGAACATTTATCATTCCACCATGGAAGATTAGATTTTTTCTTAGATTTTCTAACAGTACAAAAACGATTAGGACTATTTGTCATGGGACTGGGACCTTTATGATTCGGTATGGACTCTGTGACAGCACACATTAGGATATTCGTGAACAAATTGTAGGCCTCAAGAGGCGTGTAAGAGTCGAACTGAAAGTTATTTAACTTACACTCCACCTTCTCGGCATACATTTGCcaattcaccattttaaaattgGGGTGAGTGGGCAAATGTACTCCATTTacgttattatttacaaaattatttacattgttatttaGAACCAAATTGATTATTCCAGGTAGATGATAACTACCCAGAGGATCGTCGTGGACTGACCAAGTACAAAGAGGAGCCAACGATGGAGAAACTATGGCTAGATCCAACGCATTAGGACGCCAAGTCATAGAGCCCACAGTAGTGGGTGTACCATCATTTAAAAGTACCAGAAAATTATCATCAACAACATCTAACACAGTACGACCACGTGATGAAGTAGAACAACAACCCCAAGACGTGTGATGAGCATTAAAGTCTCCTGCGATTATCATGGGTTCGGGTAtagatttaatgaaattttcaaattttgttttttcaaaaactgGGTTGCAATTTGTAGGGCTATAAAAGCTTACTATACTAATTTGTTTACTAttaacagatatttgtatacaaatattttgaagagagtcatcaaaaaatgtgttaattttgttatatGCAATACTATTATGTATCAGAATACATACACcattatgtttgttaccacaATCATTGCGCTCTATGTTAAACCCAGGGACCTTTAGCCTCAGAtgaggctttaaccaggtttCGCAAATGATCGCAATATCTATATAttcttgatataaaaagtttgtaaattcgTGCCTATTGTGGAGTATACTCTGAGCGTTCCAATGTACGATTTTGAGGGCGTTCATTATGCTTTAGATTGAGCGTTCCCTCTTATCGTACCTTGGAACGCTGCACGTATTGTTTCTGTATTTATAGGCGATTCGTTTTTATTAGCTACTAGCTTTATGATCACTTGCgtgatcatatttaaaaatgattgagATTTAAGCATATTCTCTAAGTAGGTTTCAGCTGTCCTAGCAGCTAGTTGGGGGAAAGACTTTTCATTAAATAGATCGGCATAGGCTGCAGTTCgggatttgattttgttttcttctattttgttttttttaataggacaAGACGCGGAAATTGCAATATGTTTACCCTTGCAGTTGGCGCAAACTGGATTTTGTTTGTCGGCGCCACAGGCCTTATAATTGTGATTTTCGGAACAGATAGAACAAACCtcattatttttgcaaaatttagcAATATGTCCAAACTGTTGGCACTTTAAGCATTGCTTAACTGGAGGGACATATTGCGTCACCTCGTGTCTCCATGAGTCCAGGTACACGTACTCAGGCAGCTGGGTAGAGGCAAACGTTACTGCGACAGTCTGCGTGGGAATATACGCGACCTCGCCCCCATCTGCCCTCACCCTGCGCATGAATCGCCGCACCTGGATGACGTTTCGTGAGCTGCCGATCATtgcgaatatatttttattcgataaaCCAACTGGGACAGATTTTACAACTCCAGTAACTTCTGTGTCTGCTGCGGGGATTGAGGCGTTAAGCCCCAATTCGTCTAGGAATTTATTGTGACCTAAAAACGTGTTGGCATTGTTTGACAAATCGAATGTTATAGccactttatatttattcataggCCTCAGATGTAGCACTCCCGATATGGCGTATTTTCTTATGGCCTGGGACAAGTTTACTTTATCGCCATCCGAAAACGGCTTGTCGGCGCATTGGTGTGTGAGGAACACAACGAAGTCTCGCCTCTGTGAATTTTCTGGATATTTACGAGAATAATTTGTTACCTTGTACGGCCTGTACTTATCTGCATCGTTTTCATAATCGGAGTCCTCGGCGGAGGACCCTCTGTCTTCAGcaccttctttttttttccgttttttagaTTTCTCCCGTCCCATTATAGCTTATGTAATATTTACACACTTATCCGTAAGTATGTACAGATatttacacctaaaaatatacaatatatacagaattattaataattataaatatttcttttggaAATTCGCGCCTTTCCCTCTCGAAGgttcccgcctttttttttcgtcattgtTTTCGTTTGTTTTTCATTGTTTTCACGTTACGTCAAGTTTGTCACAACGGCTAAATGTACGTTCCGAACTAAAATTAAGAACAGAAATTTTATGATTACTAAATACTAagtctattttactttttatttaatcaaaaaaattaaacataatgtTTTCCCTTTCTCtgattcaatttaaatttctaATGCCTTGAATATTCTAAATTAGGAGTGTACGTGATATAATCTGAATAAAGTTTTCGAACGGTTTCTGCGAACTATTCGAaggcattaaaataaaacacttctagcaaaaagtgaaaaaaaattcgtaaataatgaaaaaacatcgtgaggaaacctgcacaacctgcgaagcaaatcaatgcgctttgtgtgaagttcccaatccgcactgggccgcgtgggaagtACAGCGCCAAGCCCTCTCCTTCTGAGAGGCCTATGCCCCAGCAGGTGGGACTTATGTAGGGCTGGAAATGATGACTTAAATATTGCATCTGATTGCCATTGGTCAAATTGAGTGTCACATTTTGGTATTTATTGTAGAGTTGGGCCGAATGTGTGGTTTGAACCGAATACGAAACTTCggccgaacattcggtaaaataaaaaaattcggACCGGCAGGTCATTAGTAAATTTGAAATACGAGCAGATAGATAAGAAGATACCTTTTAAATTTCATTGTTGAAAAACAccctttaataattaaaaaatataaatgtgcaAACATGACAACATGTTTAGTTTGTGAAACTTgtgaaccaaaaaaaagttaattgctTATTAAATTTACGAATTATTGTaatcaaaaatgtttattaaaagaatAGTACTTACTAAgtttatttcaattttgttgcatattttactgatatTGATAGACAAGTTTTCTATTAATTTCCGTCGAAATAAGTACaagtaggttattttttttttaagtgccGAATTTTTCGGCATTTAAAACCgaatttcggcccatccctaatttattgtttaaaatggaTTCCATCTCATGTGGGGGTAAGCTGGGAATAGAGCATGCAGATAGGTTTGGCTAGGCCTGGCTATCATCTGGGGGATTGATCGTGTTTTCTAAGCATATGGTAACTACGAAATTGGTGCAACTGGCTAAGGAGGAGTGGCGTTTCCAATGGCAGGAACTTTTTTAGTGCAGCATTGGTTGACAAAGGGCATTTGGTATGGTACCAATGCAGAATAAGGTATTAAGTTCGCCTGGTTTGATTGTGCCGGATGCCTTGTTTTCCAGGGGCCTTCGTGTGTCAGCACTAACGTTGTTCGATCAGGTCACAATTCCACTTAATGTTTTTTGGCATTTGATGGAGAGTTGTGGCAATGAAACCTTTGTGTATGGGATgttaataagactgaagaccttattTTCACTTTCttgtggaatgtgatcagaataaggagaCAAGAGCccaggtatttggatggtatgggcttgttgAACGTGGAGGTGTAAATGTTAATTCTCAGTCGAACCGCTTTTCAAGAAGAAGCGATGCgaatttacagattcattggacgggcctttgcatccagagaaagtggtttcagtgcaagggagagtgtaatatTTGTCTGTAggtgtggtgtatatatctgaggctccccatgaggctaacatagtcacatttggtgtggctaagcctcgttaaaatattagaaggaaaaaaaaaaaaaaaaaaaaaaaaaaaaaaaaattgttttgtcagtttttttttattagactggatggaaaacgagcatgtgggtctcctgatggtaagagatcaccaccgcccataaacatctgcaacaccaagggtattgcagacgcgttgccaacctagaggcataaGATGGGCTACCTCACCTCACGtgacagtaatttcactggctgtcttactctccacgccgaaaaacaacagtgcaagcactgctgcttcacggcaggattagcaagcaagatggtggtagcaatccgggcggaccaatGCGGATCGGAGCGGATCAAATACAAATCAGCAAGAttgttgtaaaaaataaaacaaagtaaatcttaattaaataaagattgtataattaattatgttttacaaCAAGTCTTAATTAGTAGATATACTTAGGAATAGACATTTAAAACATATCATCATGTCCCATTTCCGCAAGCAAGTTCAATCCTCTTTCCTTCAGAGCTTTTGAAAGAAGTTTTTGTTGTTCTATCTTGGCATCTTGTTCTTTTCTTTGAGCGTCTAAAATATCATCTACAGATACTTCTGTTAATGGAAGACTTTCTTCTTTATCTTTGTCCTGCAAAAataagatacatatttttgaaaatttaccaagttgaaaaaaaacacaatattacacAGCAAaaggatataaaaaaaagttcctaAACAAAATGTATTGGTGGAATATAAAAACTGTTTAGGCAATCTGCAAGTTTTCGTGATCTACAGGTAATTAACAACATAACTCTTACTAAGTCATCTGCTGATTCAGCATTCAGTTGTGTCAATCTGTTAcggaaatgaaattaaatgaaatttgtttATTGCAAATATTGAGATTTACTATTACTAATAACAAAATACTCTAATATACATCAATTTATTTAGTTCCATCATTATAAAGACCTTTTGCAACAAAAATGTctgtttgataaaatatattattattaaataattaataaataaattgtcaattattaaattatcaattaCTAAATTATCacttattaagttattaaataatcaattattagattattaattatttacatattatcCAAGAATTCCTTGAGAGAGTAATAACATTTCTTGTAAAGTAAACAGTTGTTTTGAAGGAAGTCAATGGGAGTACTTTTATGG
This window encodes:
- the LOC141436487 gene encoding uncharacterized protein, giving the protein MGREKSKKRKKKEGAEDRGSSAEDSDYENDADKYRPYKVTNYSRKYPENSQRRDFVVFLTHQCADKPFSDGDKVNLSQAIRKYAISGVLHLRPMNKYKVAITFDLSNNANTFLGHNKFLDELGLNASIPAADTEVTGVVKSVPVGLSNKNIFAMIGSSRNVIQVRRFMRRVRADGGEVAYIPTQTVAVTFASTQLPEYVYLDSWRHEVTQYVPPVKQCLKCQQFGHIAKFCKNNEVCSICSENHNYKACGADKQNPVCANCKGKHIAISASCPIKKNKIEENKIKSRTAAYADLFNEKSFPQLAARTAETYLENMLKSQSFLNMITQVIIKLVANKNESPINTETIRAAFQGTIRGNAQSKA